Part of the Desulfolutivibrio sulfoxidireducens genome is shown below.
GCCGGCCATGAGTTCGGCCTCTTCCAGGGCCTTTTTGATGGACTGCACGGTCTGTTCGATGTTGACCACCACGCCCTTGCGCAGCCCGTTGGACTGGGCGGTGCCGATGCCCACCACGTCCACGCCCTCGGGCGACAGATCCCCCACCACCACGCAGATCTTGGTGGTCCCGATATCAAGTCCGACGATAAGTTCCGATTTGGCCATGGCCTCCTCCCCTTCCTGTCTCCGTGGTGTCCGCCGCACCGTCTCCCCGCGCCCCCACGCCGGGAAACGGACCGTCCGCGGCTATGTGCGTTTTTCCACCCAGACCTTGTCGTCCTGGGCGGTGATGATCCCCACCCTGTCCAGTTCGCCGCGCCGTTTGAGGTCGGCCCAGACGAGGTTCAAGCGGTAAAGGTTCTGCTGCCAGTTTTCCGAACCGATGCATAAAAGGATGCCCGTGTCCATGAGCTGCACCTCCAGACCCCGGCCCCAACTCAGGCGTATCCAGCCTACCTGGCCCAGATTGAAGGGCGCCCGGTTCTCGGCCACGGTCTTTTTGAGGTCGGCCAGGAGGGCCAGGCGCTTTTCCATGCCGGCCTCGACCTCGATCTGGGGCAGGGACACGAAGTCGCCGGCCGCCACCTTGTCGATGATCCGCCCGGACTCGTCGCAGTAGTACAGCGCCCCCTCGTAGTGCACCAGATAGGCCGGCACGCGTTCCACGACCTGGATGGACACGGTGCCCGGCAGCACCCGCTTGACCGAGGCCGTCTCGATCCAGGGGTCGCGGCCAAGCGCGGTCCTGATCTTTTCCATGTCCAGGGCCAGCAGGTTGTCGCCCGGGGTGATTTCCGCCAACGCCCGCACGTGGTCCGTGGGCAGGCGGCCGACGCCCTGTATCTCGACGTTGGTCAGGCAGAAGTAGTTCACGGTGGTCAGCCAGCGGTATCCGGCCAAAAGCCCCACGCTCACGGCCGCGATGAGCACGGCGGCGAACCCCATGGTCATAAGCCTGGCGACGAACCCGCCCACGGACTTCAGGCTCACCCTGGAAGGGCGGGGCGTGGCGAAACGGGGAGCGCCCACAGTGCGGTTGCGCTTGTTGCCCACACGCCATTTGCGCGCTTCCGCCGTCTTGACCGGAGCGATCGCGGTATAGGCGTTTTTGCGCTTCTTGGAGATGGACACCCCTGAGAGGCTCCCGACCCGCACGCTCATGTCGCCACCCTCACCTCAAGCTCCAGTTTCGTTCCGAACATGGAGAAAACCGCCTGTCGCGCCGCCTCGATCAACGCAAAGGCCTGTTCGCTGGTTCCCCCGCCACGATTGACCAGGAAATTGGCGTGCATCGCGGAAAATTCCATGCCTCCCAGCCGCCGGCCGCGAAACCCGGCCAGATCGAGAAGCCGCCCGGCGCTTTGTCCCTCGGGATTCTTGAACACGCACCCGGCCGTGGCCGCCGTGATGGGCTGGGTGGCCCTTTTTCTCTCCAGGGCGTTTTTTCCCTCGGCCAGGACGGATTCGGGGGTCGCGGCTTCGAGGTCGAGAAGGACCTGGGAGATCATGAAAAATCCCTCCACATTGGCCAGGGCGAAATGGCGGTAGCCCGTGGAAAACTCTCCCGGCCCGAAAAACCCGATCCCTTTTTGCGGGGTGAAGGCCCAGACCCCGGCCGTAACCCCGGCCATGTCCCGGCCAAAGGAGCCGGCATTGCCGGCCACGGCCCCGCCCACGGTCCCCGGGATGCCGACCAGCCCGCCAAGCCCGGCCAGCCCGCGTTTCGCGCACCAGGCCACAAGCCGTTGCAGCCCGCAGCCGCCAAAGACCCGGACCCGGACCAGTCCGTGGGCCGCGCCGGCGACGATCTCCGGCTCGTCCCCCCGGGCAAGCGTGACCACGGCCACATCCAGTTCCCCGTCGGCGGCCAGGAGGTTGCTGCCGCCGCCAAGGGCCAGGGGCCGGCCGCCGACGCGGTCCAGGGCCTCGGCAAGGCCCTCGAGGTCATCGTGGCGGCCGGCCCGGATCTCGGCCAGGGCCGTGCCGCCCAGGCCCAGGGTGGTCCGTTTCGCCAGGACCGGTCCGTCAAGGATTTCAAGCGCCACCCGCCCGCTCCAGATGGTGTTGGCCCACCTGCCACACGTTGCCCGCGCCCAGGGTCAAAAGCAGGTCCCCCGGCTTCAGGACCCCGGGCAAGGCCGCCTCCACGGCGGCGAAATCCGGAAAGTAGGACACCCTGGTCTTGCTCACCTGGGTAATGCCCCGGGCCAGGCTTTCGCCGGACACCCCGGGGATGGGCGATTCCGAGGCCGGATAGATCTCGGTCAGAAGCAGTTCGTCCACGCCCTCGAAGCAGCGGCAGAAATCCCCGAAAAGGGCCTTGGTCCGGGTGAAGCGGTGGGGCTGGAAGACCACCACCAGCCTTTTGTCCGGAAAGCAGGTCCTGGCCGTGGCCAGGGTGGCCTTGATCTCCACGGGATGGTGGCCGTAGTCGTCCACCACCGTGACCCCCCCGGCCTCGCCCTTGAGTTCGAAACGCCGGCCCACGCCGCTGAATTTGGCAAAGGCCTCGGCCACGGTGTCCGGGGAGATGCCGGCCTCCAGGGCCACGCCCAGGGCGCCCAGGGCGTTTTGCACGTTGTGGCGGCCGGGGTGGTTCAGGCGCATCTCGGCCAGGAATTCGCCGTCCAAAAAGACCTCGAAGCGGCTGGAGACCCCTGTGCGCAGGATATTGCCGCGCAGCCGGGCCTTGTCGCAAAAGCCGTAGGTCAGAACCGGCCGGTTGATCCGGGGCAGGAGCCTGGCCACGCCCGGGTCGTCCAGGCAGACCACGTTGACCCCGTAAAAGGGGATGGAATTGAGGAAGCGCGTGAAGGCGTCGTCGATGGCCTGCTGGCCGGAGTAGAAATCCAGGTGGTCGGCGTCCACGTTGGTGACCACGGTGATGATCGGCGACAGGCACAAAAAGGAGCCGTCGGACTCGTCGGCCTCGGCGATGAGGTATTCGCCCTCGCCCAGGCGCGCCCCGGCCCCGTAGGCGTTCAATCGCCCGCCGATGATGACCGTGGGGTCCTTGCCGGCCACGGTGAAGATGGTGGCCAGAAGGGAGGTGGTGGTGGTCTTGCCGTGGGTCCCGGCCACGGCGATGCCGGTGCGCAAGCGCATGAGCTCGGCCAGCATCTCGGCCCGGGGGATGATGGGGACGCCCCGGGAGCGGGCCTCGACAAGTTCGGGGTTGTCGGCGGCCACGGCCGAGGAGCGCACCACCACGTCGGCGGGGCCCACGTTCTCGCGGCCGTGGCCGATGGCGATGTCCGCGCCGAGTTGCTTCAGGCGCTTGACCACCGGGCCGAAGGCCAGATCCGAGCCGCCCACGTCGTAGCCGAGGTTCAAGAGCACCTCGGCGATGCCGCTCATGCCCGAGCCGCCGATGCCCACCATGTGGATGCGCCGCACCTTGGTGCCCATGCCGCTTCCGCCCGCCGCGCGCGTCTGGCTCATGCCCGACCTCCCTTGTGTCCCCGCGAGGCGGCAAGGGCCCCAAGCTCGCGGACGATGGTCTCGGCCGCATGCGGGGCGGCCAGTTTCCCGGCGGCCTCGGACATGGCCTCCAGGCGCTCTGGGGAGTGAAAAAGCTGTGTCGCCAGGGCGGCCAGTCCGGCCGGACCGAGGTCCTTTTGGGCTACGACCACGGCCGCCCCGGCCCGGGCCATGAACGAGGCGTTGACCGTCTGGTGGTCGTGTGTGGCGTAGGGAAAGGGCACCAGGACGGCCGGTTTTTTCGCGGCGGTGATCTCGGCCAGGGTGGTGGCCCCGGACCGGGCAATGACCAGATCGGCCCAGGCGTAGGCCGTGGCCATGTCCTCGATGAAATTCTCGATGACCAGTTCCCCGGGCACGGCCGTGCCGGCCTCCCGACGCCTTTCGGCCACGCCGGCGGCGGCCTCGGCCACCCGTTCGAAATCGGCCCGGCCGGTCTGGATGGTCACCCGGGCTCCCAGATCGAGCAGGGCCGGCAGGGCCTCGATGACCACGGAATTGACGGCCCGGGCGCCCTGGCTGCCGCCCAGGACCAGGATGTTGCGGGTGATCCCGGCGGGCTTGGCCGGAGCGCTCCACATGGCCGCGATGTCGTGGCGCACGGGATTTCCTGTGGCCAGGGTCTTTTTTGCGGCAAACACCCCGGCCTCGTCGGGGTAGGTGACGAAGACGCGGTCCACGAAGCGGCCGAGAACCCTGTTGGCCACCCCGGGGACGCTGTTTTGCTCGTGCACGGCGGTTTTGACGCCCATGAGCCTGGCGGCCAGGACCGGGAAAAACCCGGCGTAGCCCCCGAACCCGGCCACCACCTGGGGTTTGAAGGAGCGCAGGAAGGACATGGCCAGAAAAAGCGCCCGGGTGGACAAGACCCCTTCGACGGCCCCGCGCAGGCCCCGGCCGAAGATCCCCTTGGCCGGGAGCGCGATGAAGCGCAGGCCGAGCTTGCGGGCCAGAAGTCCCTCGGGTCCCTTGCCGCCCATGAACACGATCTCCGCGTCCGGATATCGCGCCTTGAGGCACTGGGCCACGGCCAGGGCGGGGAAGATGTGCCCGCCGGTGCCGCCGGTGGTGATCACCGCCCGCTTCATGACGCCCGCCTCCGGGAGAGGTTGAGCAGAACGCCCACGCACAGAAAGCAGGCCACGAGCGACGAGCCGCCGTAGCTTAGAAAGGGCATGGCCACGCCCTTTGGCGGCACGCAGCCAAGGACCACGGCCAGGTTGAGCAAAAATCCGAGTCCCAGGACCAGGGCCATGCCGTAGGCCGTGAACCTGTCGCGCAGGTCGTCCTGGGACAGCGCGATGCGAAAGGCCCGCCACAACAGGATTCCAATGCACAAAAAGACAATGGACACGCCGATAAAGCCCATCTCCTCGCCCAAAACGGCCATGACGAAGTCGGTGTGGGCCTCGGGCAGGTAAAAGAGCTTCTGCTTGCCCGAGCCGAATCCGGCCCCGGTGATCCCGCCGGAACCGAAGGCGTAGAAGGACTGCACCAACTGGTAGCCCACGTTTAAGGGGTCCTTGAAGGGGTCGAGGAAGGCGAACCAGCGCTTGAAGCGGTAGGGGGACTGCACGATGAGCAGGGCCACGGCCCCGGCCCCGAAAAGGACGGACACGAACAGGTAGGTGATCCGGGTCCCCCCGACCAGGCTCATGAGGAAAAAGAGCATGCCCAGAAACACCGCGCCGCCGAAATCGGGTTGCAACAGCAGGACCAGCCCCAGGCCGCCGGTGACCATGATCGGCGGGATGAAGCCGACGCTGAACGAGCGCACCAGCTTCTGCTTCTGGCTGAAAAAGTAGGCCAGGTAGAAGACCAGGGCCACCTTGGCCAGTTCCATGGGCTGGATGGACACCCCCCCGAGGGACAGCCAGCGCCGCGCCCCCCCGGCCTTGACCGAAAAGGGCGGAATCAGGGTCAGAAACAAAAGCCCGATGACCGCGAAGAGCCACAGGTACACCGGGGCGTACATGACCTGTTTGGGCATTTTGGCGAAGACGACCATGACCGCCAGGCCCACCAGGGCGTAGACGGCCTGCTTGCGGAAGTAGAAGTATTTGCTCTCCATGGCCCGCTCGGCCATGACCCCGCTGGCGGAGAGGACCATGATCAGGCCAAGGCCGGCCAGGACCAGGGCCGCGCCGAGAAGCCAGTAGTCCATGCCGGCCTGGCTGTCGGGTATGTCCGTGTTGGCCTGGATGCTCATTGCCCCTCCCGGTCCCGGGATTCGGGTTCTCCCGCAAGCGTAGCGAAAATGGCCTGGAAATCGCCTCCCCGGGCCTTGTAATCGGAGTAGAGGTCGAAGCTGGACGTGGCCGGGGACAACAGGACGACCTCGCCCGGGGCGGCCTTCGCGTAGAGTTTTTCCACGGCCTGGCGCAGGGTGGGCGACCAGGAAAGGGGCACGGCCCCGGCCCAGGCCTGTTCAAAGATCTCCCGGCTTTGGCCGAAAAGCCCCACGCCCTTGACCCGCTGCCGCAAAAGCGGAACCAGTCCGGCCAGGTCGCCGCCCTTGAACACCCCGCCGGCCAGAAGCCACACGGGTCGGTCGAAGGACTCGATGGCCGCGCGCATGGCCGTGACCGTGGTGCCCTTGGAATCGTCCACAAAGACCACGCCGCGTTTTTCGCCCACCACCTGAAGCCGGTGCGGGGCCGGGGCGAAGTCGAAAAAGGCCTTTTTGGCCGCCTCCTCGGTGACCCCGAAGGTCCGGCAGGCGGCGTAGGCGGCCTCCATATCGGCCTGGTTGTGGCGGCCGAGCAGGCGTGGGCAGCGGAAGCGGTCCGAGGGGGCGAAGGTTTCGATGCGGGCCTTGGTGAACTCACGGCCGGCAAGCAGGTACGACAGTTCCTCCGGGACCAGGGCCAGGTCGGAGGTTCCCTGCATGGCGAAGATCTTGAGCTTGGCCGCCAGGTATTCGTCCATGTTCGCGTGCCAGTCCAGGTGGTTGGCCGAGAAGTTGAGCAGCACGGCCACGTGGGGACGGAAGGTGGCCACGCCCTGGAGCTGGAAGCTGCTGGTCTCAAGGACGCACACGTCGGCGGCCTCCCCGGCCAGGACGTATTCGGACAGGGGCGTGCCGATGTTGCCGCCGGTGAAGACCGAAAGGCCCGAGGCCTTGAGCAGGTGGCTGATGAGCATGACCGTGGTGGTCTTGCCGTTGGTGCCGGTGACGGCCACCATGGGCGCGCTGACGAACCAGGAGGCCAGTTCCAGTTCGGCCAGGATCTGGACGCCCGGGCAGGCGGAGAGGTACGGGGCCAGGGAGGCCCTGGAGACGCCGGGGCTTACGACCACCAGATCGGCCCCGGCGAAATGTCCCGGGGCATGCCCGCCGGTCACGATCTCGATACCCCGGCTTGCGGCGGCCTCGCGAAAATCGGCCGGGACCGCGGCCGGGTTTTTCTCCACCAGGCGCACCCAGGCCCCGAGCCTGGCCAGAAGCCGCGCGGCGGCCCGGCCCGAGGCCCCGGCCCCGACCACCACAGCCGTATGTCCGGCCAGTTGCGACGCGTGCACCATGTCCCGCATGTCTTCCCCTACCTCAGCTTGAGCGTGCTTAGGGCCAAAAGGGCCAGGAGGATGGAAAGGATCCACGACCGGATGATGATCTTCGATTCCGGCACGCCCATGAGCTCGAAATGGTGGTGCAGCGGGGCCATGCGGAAGATGCGCTTGCCCCCGCTCATCTTGAAGTACCCGACCTGGATGATGACCGAGACGGTCTCGGCCACGAAAAGCCCGCCGACCAGGATGAGCAAAAGTTCCTGCTTGCACAAAATGGCCAAAAATCCGAGCACCCCGCCCAGGGACAGGGAGCCCACGTCGCCCATGAACACCTGGGCCGGATAGGCGTTGAACCACAAAAAACCCAGGCCCGCGCCCATCAGCGCCCCGCAAAAGACCGTGACCTCGCCCACCCCGGGCACGCTCATCACCTGGAGGTAGCGGGCGATCTGGGCATGCCCGGCCACGTAGATGAACAGGGCGAACATGCCCCCGGCCACGATCATGGGGCCGATGGCCAGTCCGTCCAGGCCGTCGGTGATGTTCACCCCGTTGCTCGATCCGACCATGACCAGCATGGCGAAGGCCACGTACCACAGCCCCAGGTCGGGATTGACGGACTTGAAAAAGGGCACGGCCAAACGTGTGGAATATTCCGGATCGGCCACCAAAAGGGCGGCGGCCACGCCGGCCACGACCAGTTGCCCCAGGATCTTGGCCTTGGCGGACAGGCCCTTGTTCCGCTTTTTGACCACCTTGAGGTAATCGTCCACGAACCCGACGGCCCCGAATCCGGTGAAGACGAAGAGCGTCAGCCACACGAAGGCGTTGGACAAATCCCCCCACGCAAGCACCGGCACGATCACCGAAAGGCCGATGATCAGCCCGCCCATGGTCGGGGTTCCGGCCTTGCACTGGTGGGCCGGGACATCCTCGTGGATGTACTGGCCGCACTTGAGCCGGGTCAGCCAGCGGATCATCCGGGGTCCGAGCAGGATGGACAGGACAAGGGCGGTCATAAACGCCGCGGCGGTCCGGAAGGTGATGTAGCGAAAGACGTTGAGGGCCGCGAACTGGCCGGCCAGGGGCGCCAGAAGATGGTAGATCATGCCCCGGCCTCCCGGCATGACGCCTGATTGTCCGCGCACCCGCAAAGCGCCTGGGCGAAGGCCTCCATACGCATGGTCCGTGATCCTTTGAACAAGACGACGCCTCCGGCAAGTCCAAGGCCGGCGAAGGCCTTGAGGAATTCGGGGGGGGAGGCCACGGCGAAAAACGGCCCGGCGTATCCGGCCCCGGCCAGCCCGGCGGCCACGTCCGGGGCGCTTTCACCGTGAAAAAACACCGCGGCCGGGGCATGGGCGGCCAAGAACTCCCCCAGTTGGACATGCTCGTCCCGGGCCGCGGACCCAAGCTCGCGCATCTCGCCCAGAACCGGAACGAACGCGGTCCCCAGGGCCATCTCCGCCGCGGCCTCCACAGCCCGGCGCATGGACAGGGGGTTGGCGTTGTAGGAGTCGTCCACGATCTGGAAGCAGCCGTGGCGGCGGCAGCAAAACCGCTGTTCGGGGATCGCGGCCTTGGCCAGCCCGGCGCGGATCTCGCCCTCGCCCGCCCCCAGAAGGTGGGCGGCGGCGGCGGCGGCCAGGATGTCTTCGGCGAAGTGTCCGCCCCTGTAGGGCAACTCCAGTTCGAATGCCAGTTCCCGCAGGCGAAGAACGAAGCGGCCTCCCTCTTCCCGGCCGCCCAGATACGCCGCCGTGAACGGGGCATCAAGCCCCCGCGAGGACATGCCGTAAACCCCCGGAAAGACACGCCTGGCCTCGATCCACAACTCGGGGTGGTCCATCCCGGCCAGGGCGCCGCCGCCCCGACGCACATGCCGCAAAAGCTCGCATTTCTCCCTGGCCACCCCGGCCACGTCGCCCAGGCCCTCGAGGTGGGCCTTGCCCACGTTGACCACCACGGCCATATCCGGGGCGATCATGGTCGCCAGGTCCCGCATTTCCCCGGGCAGGCTGACGCCCAGTTCCATGACCCAAAAGGCGTCGGTTTCCCGGGCCTCCAGGATGGACAGGGGAAGTCCGATCAGATTGTTGAAATTCTTGTAGTTCTTTGACGTCGGCCCCATCTCGGACAGGATGGCGGCCAGAAGTTCCTTGATCGTGGTCTTGCCCGCCGACCCGGTCACCGCGACCACCCTGGCGGCTGTCTTGCGCCGCCAGAATCCGGCCAGACGTCCCAGGGCGGTCACCGTGTCCTTGACCAGAAGCACCGGCACCCGCACGGCCAGTTCGGGCATGGGCCGATCGGCCAGGACCGCGCCCGCGCCCTTGGCAACGGCCTCGGCCGCGAAGTGGTGGCCGTCGAAGCGCGCCCCGGGAATGCACACGAAGACCCGGCCGGCGGTCGCGGCCCGGCTGTCCGTGGCCACGCCCGAAAATTCCGGGTTGCCCACGTCCCCGAGGTCGCCCACCGCGCCCGTGGCGGAAAGTATCTCGGACAGCGTCATGCGCACGCGCAAAGCTCCCTTATGACCGTGGCGTCGTGGAACGGCAGTTTCTCGTCCCCGATCTGCTGATAGGCCTCATGCCCCTTCCCGGCCACGACCAGCGCGTCCTCGGGCGTCATTGCGTCAAGGGCCTTGGCGATGGCCCGACGGCGGTCGGAATCCTCCAGGACCCGTGCCTGGTCGGCAAGTCCGGGCCGGGCGTCGGCCATGATGGCCAGGGGGTCCTCGTGGCGGGGGTTGTCCGAGGTCAAAACGGCCACGTCGGCGTAGGCGGCCACGGCCTGGGCCATGAGCGGCCGTTTGGTCCGGTCGCGGTCGCCGCCGCAGCCGAAGACCACGAACAGCCGGCCCGAGACCACCTCGCGCACGGCCCGCAGCACGTTTTCCAGGGCGTCGGGGGTGTGGGCGTAGTCCACGAAGACATTCAGGCCCCGGTCATTGACCACGCGCTCCAGCCGTCCCGGAACGCCGCCAAACCCCGACAAGGCCCGCATGTCCGCCGGGGCCAGCCCGAGGACCAGCC
Proteins encoded:
- a CDS encoding cell division protein FtsQ/DivIB yields the protein MSVRVGSLSGVSISKKRKNAYTAIAPVKTAEARKWRVGNKRNRTVGAPRFATPRPSRVSLKSVGGFVARLMTMGFAAVLIAAVSVGLLAGYRWLTTVNYFCLTNVEIQGVGRLPTDHVRALAEITPGDNLLALDMEKIRTALGRDPWIETASVKRVLPGTVSIQVVERVPAYLVHYEGALYYCDESGRIIDKVAAGDFVSLPQIEVEAGMEKRLALLADLKKTVAENRAPFNLGQVGWIRLSWGRGLEVQLMDTGILLCIGSENWQQNLYRLNLVWADLKRRGELDRVGIITAQDDKVWVEKRT
- a CDS encoding UDP-N-acetylmuramate dehydrogenase translates to MALEILDGPVLAKRTTLGLGGTALAEIRAGRHDDLEGLAEALDRVGGRPLALGGGSNLLAADGELDVAVVTLARGDEPEIVAGAAHGLVRVRVFGGCGLQRLVAWCAKRGLAGLGGLVGIPGTVGGAVAGNAGSFGRDMAGVTAGVWAFTPQKGIGFFGPGEFSTGYRHFALANVEGFFMISQVLLDLEAATPESVLAEGKNALERKRATQPITAATAGCVFKNPEGQSAGRLLDLAGFRGRRLGGMEFSAMHANFLVNRGGGTSEQAFALIEAARQAVFSMFGTKLELEVRVAT
- the murC gene encoding UDP-N-acetylmuramate--L-alanine ligase, with protein sequence MGTKVRRIHMVGIGGSGMSGIAEVLLNLGYDVGGSDLAFGPVVKRLKQLGADIAIGHGRENVGPADVVVRSSAVAADNPELVEARSRGVPIIPRAEMLAELMRLRTGIAVAGTHGKTTTTSLLATIFTVAGKDPTVIIGGRLNAYGAGARLGEGEYLIAEADESDGSFLCLSPIITVVTNVDADHLDFYSGQQAIDDAFTRFLNSIPFYGVNVVCLDDPGVARLLPRINRPVLTYGFCDKARLRGNILRTGVSSRFEVFLDGEFLAEMRLNHPGRHNVQNALGALGVALEAGISPDTVAEAFAKFSGVGRRFELKGEAGGVTVVDDYGHHPVEIKATLATARTCFPDKRLVVVFQPHRFTRTKALFGDFCRCFEGVDELLLTEIYPASESPIPGVSGESLARGITQVSKTRVSYFPDFAAVEAALPGVLKPGDLLLTLGAGNVWQVGQHHLERAGGA
- the murG gene encoding undecaprenyldiphospho-muramoylpentapeptide beta-N-acetylglucosaminyltransferase; protein product: MKRAVITTGGTGGHIFPALAVAQCLKARYPDAEIVFMGGKGPEGLLARKLGLRFIALPAKGIFGRGLRGAVEGVLSTRALFLAMSFLRSFKPQVVAGFGGYAGFFPVLAARLMGVKTAVHEQNSVPGVANRVLGRFVDRVFVTYPDEAGVFAAKKTLATGNPVRHDIAAMWSAPAKPAGITRNILVLGGSQGARAVNSVVIEALPALLDLGARVTIQTGRADFERVAEAAAGVAERRREAGTAVPGELVIENFIEDMATAYAWADLVIARSGATTLAEITAAKKPAVLVPFPYATHDHQTVNASFMARAGAAVVVAQKDLGPAGLAALATQLFHSPERLEAMSEAAGKLAAPHAAETIVRELGALAASRGHKGGRA
- the ftsW gene encoding putative lipid II flippase FtsW; translation: MSIQANTDIPDSQAGMDYWLLGAALVLAGLGLIMVLSASGVMAERAMESKYFYFRKQAVYALVGLAVMVVFAKMPKQVMYAPVYLWLFAVIGLLFLTLIPPFSVKAGGARRWLSLGGVSIQPMELAKVALVFYLAYFFSQKQKLVRSFSVGFIPPIMVTGGLGLVLLLQPDFGGAVFLGMLFFLMSLVGGTRITYLFVSVLFGAGAVALLIVQSPYRFKRWFAFLDPFKDPLNVGYQLVQSFYAFGSGGITGAGFGSGKQKLFYLPEAHTDFVMAVLGEEMGFIGVSIVFLCIGILLWRAFRIALSQDDLRDRFTAYGMALVLGLGFLLNLAVVLGCVPPKGVAMPFLSYGGSSLVACFLCVGVLLNLSRRRAS
- the murD gene encoding UDP-N-acetylmuramoyl-L-alanine--D-glutamate ligase, which encodes MRDMVHASQLAGHTAVVVGAGASGRAAARLLARLGAWVRLVEKNPAAVPADFREAAASRGIEIVTGGHAPGHFAGADLVVVSPGVSRASLAPYLSACPGVQILAELELASWFVSAPMVAVTGTNGKTTTVMLISHLLKASGLSVFTGGNIGTPLSEYVLAGEAADVCVLETSSFQLQGVATFRPHVAVLLNFSANHLDWHANMDEYLAAKLKIFAMQGTSDLALVPEELSYLLAGREFTKARIETFAPSDRFRCPRLLGRHNQADMEAAYAACRTFGVTEEAAKKAFFDFAPAPHRLQVVGEKRGVVFVDDSKGTTVTAMRAAIESFDRPVWLLAGGVFKGGDLAGLVPLLRQRVKGVGLFGQSREIFEQAWAGAVPLSWSPTLRQAVEKLYAKAAPGEVVLLSPATSSFDLYSDYKARGGDFQAIFATLAGEPESRDREGQ
- the mraY gene encoding phospho-N-acetylmuramoyl-pentapeptide-transferase, which produces MIYHLLAPLAGQFAALNVFRYITFRTAAAFMTALVLSILLGPRMIRWLTRLKCGQYIHEDVPAHQCKAGTPTMGGLIIGLSVIVPVLAWGDLSNAFVWLTLFVFTGFGAVGFVDDYLKVVKKRNKGLSAKAKILGQLVVAGVAAALLVADPEYSTRLAVPFFKSVNPDLGLWYVAFAMLVMVGSSNGVNITDGLDGLAIGPMIVAGGMFALFIYVAGHAQIARYLQVMSVPGVGEVTVFCGALMGAGLGFLWFNAYPAQVFMGDVGSLSLGGVLGFLAILCKQELLLILVGGLFVAETVSVIIQVGYFKMSGGKRIFRMAPLHHHFELMGVPESKIIIRSWILSILLALLALSTLKLR
- a CDS encoding UDP-N-acetylmuramoyl-tripeptide--D-alanyl-D-alanine ligase, translated to MTLSEILSATGAVGDLGDVGNPEFSGVATDSRAATAGRVFVCIPGARFDGHHFAAEAVAKGAGAVLADRPMPELAVRVPVLLVKDTVTALGRLAGFWRRKTAARVVAVTGSAGKTTIKELLAAILSEMGPTSKNYKNFNNLIGLPLSILEARETDAFWVMELGVSLPGEMRDLATMIAPDMAVVVNVGKAHLEGLGDVAGVAREKCELLRHVRRGGGALAGMDHPELWIEARRVFPGVYGMSSRGLDAPFTAAYLGGREEGGRFVLRLRELAFELELPYRGGHFAEDILAAAAAAHLLGAGEGEIRAGLAKAAIPEQRFCCRRHGCFQIVDDSYNANPLSMRRAVEAAAEMALGTAFVPVLGEMRELGSAARDEHVQLGEFLAAHAPAAVFFHGESAPDVAAGLAGAGYAGPFFAVASPPEFLKAFAGLGLAGGVVLFKGSRTMRMEAFAQALCGCADNQASCREAGA